Proteins encoded together in one Planctomicrobium piriforme window:
- a CDS encoding homing endonuclease associated repeat-containing protein, with amino-acid sequence MRRPTVTSRSEMLAVATSLAAEYGESLTLTAFRRETGYSQWEIFDLFGSWKQLRIAVGLTPMAPRVRNRVNEQHILDLGRQLVEELGEALTERTFQKRTGLSGRLIADRFGSWGELRQQLGLTPRAKIQKTYTEAEMIEDLYRVYRITRRKPRYHQHRHYGGRISPNTIQQYFGSWRYACECLKARLIKEEEAEYQTRLAQYQEKMKQTQLPPPLTPQ; translated from the coding sequence ATGCGTCGCCCGACTGTCACCTCCCGCTCCGAAATGCTCGCCGTCGCCACCTCCCTCGCCGCCGAGTACGGCGAGTCCCTCACCCTCACCGCCTTTCGCCGCGAGACAGGTTACTCGCAGTGGGAAATCTTCGATCTCTTCGGCAGTTGGAAACAGCTCCGCATTGCCGTCGGCCTCACCCCCATGGCCCCGCGAGTCCGCAATCGGGTGAACGAGCAGCACATTCTCGACCTCGGCCGCCAGCTCGTGGAAGAACTCGGCGAAGCACTCACCGAACGCACGTTTCAGAAACGCACTGGTCTCTCTGGTCGCCTCATCGCCGACCGCTTCGGCAGTTGGGGCGAACTCCGCCAGCAGCTCGGCCTCACCCCTCGGGCGAAAATCCAGAAGACCTATACCGAAGCCGAGATGATCGAAGATCTCTATCGGGTCTATCGCATCACCCGCCGCAAACCGCGCTACCACCAGCACAGGCATTACGGCGGCCGCATCAGCCCGAACACGATCCAGCAATACTTCGGCTCATGGCGCTACGCCTGCGAATGCCTCAAGGCTCGACTCATCAAAGAGGAAGAAGCCGAATACCAAACCCGTCTCGCCCAGTACCAGGAAAAGATGAAACAAACCCAACTCCCGCCACCCCTCACCCCTCAATGA
- a CDS encoding GIY-YIG nuclease family protein, which produces MTLIERAFAGCYDGFSVDRIVFDPDLNPRFIEECRKLGLAEPPEVLNWNLLNLRKRGLLAAYPVAKRTSFRNEDQYRFAAEIAARFLERQQGISLDRLLCNPVLALEFDRLAERIAPGFLPLQYRWAALNLRKSKKLRPELAARVAAEPVQASCWRIQDFRLEQVAATQGLYLLYDSKQLLYVGESDNLRSRLKKHLDHSDNKGFARWLWEFGSEGLNIEVHVLAPQTAAKVRKALELELIRSRKPVFNIQR; this is translated from the coding sequence ATGACTCTGATTGAGCGGGCATTTGCGGGCTGTTACGACGGGTTCTCGGTTGATCGAATTGTGTTCGATCCCGATCTGAACCCGCGTTTCATTGAGGAGTGCCGGAAGCTGGGTCTGGCCGAGCCGCCGGAAGTGCTGAACTGGAATCTGTTGAATCTTCGCAAGCGGGGACTGCTTGCCGCTTATCCGGTGGCGAAGCGAACGTCGTTTCGGAACGAAGACCAGTATCGTTTCGCCGCAGAAATCGCCGCGCGTTTTCTGGAACGTCAACAGGGCATCAGTCTCGACAGGCTGCTCTGCAATCCAGTGCTGGCACTGGAATTTGACCGTCTGGCTGAACGAATTGCGCCGGGATTTCTTCCACTGCAATATCGCTGGGCCGCCCTCAATCTGCGGAAGTCTAAGAAGCTGAGACCGGAACTGGCGGCACGAGTCGCCGCGGAACCTGTGCAGGCGTCGTGCTGGCGAATCCAGGACTTTCGATTGGAACAAGTGGCGGCAACGCAGGGCTTGTATCTGCTCTATGACTCGAAGCAACTGCTCTACGTTGGCGAATCGGACAACCTGCGATCGCGGCTGAAGAAGCATCTCGACCATTCGGATAACAAAGGGTTTGCGAGATGGCTGTGGGAATTTGGTTCTGAGGGATTGAACATTGAAGTGCATGTGCTGGCCCCACAGACGGCAGCGAAAGTGCGTAAGGCTTTGGAACTGGAACTGATTCGTTCTCGGAAGCCCGTTTTCAATATTCAGAGATGA